CCACCTCGAGGGCGCGCAGCTGGTACCGCTGGCCGTCGTGCGGAACGTGGCCACGGGCTGGCCGCGAGACGCGGACGTGCTCCTGGTGTGCCGCTCCGGGGCGCGCTCGGCGAAGGCGGCCGTGCAGCTGGCGGAGCTGGGCTTCACGCGGGTGATGAACCTGTGCGGCGGGATGCTCGCGTGGAACACCGCGGGGCTGCCCGTGGTGCGTCCGCCCCTGCTCGCCGTGCCCACCCTGGGCCAGGTCCTCGACAACCTGCTCGCGAGCCTCCATCGCGCCGTCGCGGCGGAGCCCGCATCCTCAGCGCCCTCACGCGAGGCGCTGACGGCCCTGCTGGACGCGCTGCAGGCCGCGCCGCCTCCGGCGGTCCGGGACCTCTCGGGCTTCGAGCGCCTGCTGCGGGACTGCCGGGATTTGCTCTCCATCGCGCGGACGGAGGCCCGATGACCACGCTCTACATGGGCCTCGCCGCCTCGCTGCTGGTGGGCGTGCTGCTGGGGATGCTCGGGGGTGGCGGCTCCATCCTCACCGTGCCGCTGCTGGTGTACGTGATGGGTGTGGAGCCACGGACGGCCATCGCCATGTCCCTGGTGGTGGTGGGCGTCACCAGCGCCAGCGGCGCCGTCGTCCACGCGCGGGCGGGGCGGGTGCGCTGGCGCACCGCGCTCATCTTCGGTGGCGGTGGCATGGCCGGCGCGTTTCTCGGCGGGCGGCTCAACCCGCTCATTCCGTCCACCGTCCTGCTGCTGCTCTTCGCGGGCGTCATGTCGGCCGCCGCCGTGGCCATGCTCCGGCGCAAGGAGGCGCCCCCTGCTTCCGCGACCGCACCCGCTCCCGAGGCGCTCCCGGTGGCCCGGGTGCTGGTGCAGGGCCTGGTGGTGGGGCTGCTGTCGGGGCTCGTGGGAGCGGGGGGCGGCTTCCTCATCGTCCCCGCGCTGGCGCTGGTGGGCCTGCCCACGCCGGTGGCCTCCGCCACGTCGCTGGTGGTCATCGCGCTCCAGTGTGCCGCGGGCTTCCTGGGCCACCTGGGCCACGTCCAGCTGCCCTGGGAGCTCACGGGCGCGGTGCTGGTGGTGGCGATGACGGGCAGCCTCGTGGGCGGGCGGCTCGCGGAGCACGTGTCACCGGCCACGCTGCGCCGGAGCTTCGCCGTGTTCGTGCTCGCCACCGCGGCCGTCCTGCTGGTGGCGCAGGCACCGGCGCCGCTGCACGCCATGCTGGAACAGGCGGGAGCCTGGCCATGGGCGGTGGCGATGACGGGTGTGGGCCTGCCGCTGACGCTCTGGCGCCTGCGCGGGGCCCGGCACCGCTAGCCACGGCCTGTCGACACGTGACGAGCCACTGGCTTTTCTCACGTCCCCTGGAATCCCATCCACGCGGCAACAACCACCGCCTCCGTCGTTGACCCGTGTCTCCGCCGCGCCGAGAGTCCCGGCATGACGCTGAGAGCCATCGCCGAAGTGGGCGCCGAGCTGGGCCTGTCGCCCGAGCACGTGCTGCCCTGGGGAACCCACCGCGCCAAGGTGTCGCTGGACGCGCTGAAGTCGCACGGCGGGAAGCAGGGCCGCCTGGTGCTGGTGTCCGCCATCAACCCCACGCCTCCGGGTGAGGGGAAGACGACCATGTCCGTGGCCCTGGCCATGGGCCTGCGCAAGCGCGGGCGCCGCGCGGTGGCCGCCCTGCGTGAGCCGTCGCTGGGCCCCGTCTTCGGCGTGAAGGGCGGAGGCACCGGCGGCGGGCAGGCCAGCCTGGAGCCCGCGGCCGACATCAACCTGCACTTCACCGGCGACCTGCACGCGATTACCAGCGCCAACAACCTGCTCGCCGCGCTGGTGGACAACGCCGTGTACTACGGCCAGCCGGTGGCCATCGACTCCACGCGCGTGCGCTGGCGGCGCGCCATGGACATGAACGACCGGTTCCTGCGCAACGTCATCGTCGGCCTCGGCGGCAAGGCGCACGGCGTGCCGCGCGAGGGCGCCTTCGACATCACCGCCGCCAGCGAGGTGATGGCCATCCTCGCCCTGGCCGACGGGCTCAAGGATTTGGAGGCGCGGCTGGGGCGCATCGTCGTGGGCCACTCGCCGGACGGGAAGCCCGTGCGCGCCCGGGACGTGGACGCGGCGGCGGCCATGGTGGCGCTGCTCAAGGACGCGCTGATGCCCAACCTCGTGCAGACGCGCGAGGGCGGCCCGGCCATCGTCCACGCGGGGCCCTTCGGCAACATCGCGCACGGGTGCAGCTCGGTGCTCGGCACGCGGCTGGGGCTGGCCCACGCGGACGAGGTGGTGACGGAGGCCGGCTTCGGCTTCGACCTGGGCGCGGAGAAGTTCCTCGACATCAAGTGCCGCAACGCGGGCGTGTGGCCCCGGGGCGTGGTGCTGGTGGTGACGCTGCGCGCGCTGAAGCACCATGGCGGCGCGGCGGCCGCGAAGGTGGCCGAGCCGGACCGCGACGCGCTCGTGCGTGGCTTCGAGCACCTGGAGAAGCACCTGGAGACGGTGGCCGCGTTCGGCCTGCCCGCCGTCATGTGCGTCAACCGCTTCCCGCAGGACACGGAGGCGGAGCTGGAGGAGCTGCGCGCCTTCGGCCGGGCCCGGGGTGTGGAGCTGGCCGTGTGCGAGGGCTTCGCGCGAGGTGGAGACGGCTCGCTGGAGCTGGCCGACCGCGTGCTGGAGATGCTGAATCGCACGGACGCCGCGCCGCCCCGCCCGCGCTTCCTCTACGAGCTGTCCCAGCCGCCCGAGGAGAAGGTCCGCGCGATTGCCCGCACCGTGTACGGCGCGGACGACGTGGTCTTCACGGCGGGGGCCATGAAGGACCTGCAGACGGTGCGCGAGCTGGGCGGCGCGGAGCTGCCGGTGTGCATGGCGAAGACGCACCTGTCGCTGTCCGACGACCCGACGAAGGTGGGACGGCCTCGCGGCTTCACGCTCACCGTGCGCGAGGTGCGGCTGTCCGCCGGCGCGGGCTTCATGGTGGCGCTCACCGGCGACATCCTCACCATGCCCGGCCTGCCCCGCGAGCCCGCGGCCCGTCGCATCACCGTCCACGACGACGGCCGCATCACCGGGCTGATGCAGGGCGAGTGACGCGACACGCCACCGACGCCGTGACTCCCCAACAGGCCGGGGCGCCCTCCGCGAGCGGCGGCGCCCCGACGACGGCTCAGACGCGGAAGCCGGTGGACAGCTCCTTGAGCTGACCGAGCGACGCGTTGATCTGCGTCACCGCCTCCTCGGCGGACATGGTGGCGGTGACGACGTCCGCCATCATCGAGGACAGCTGCGTCATCACCTCGGTCATCTGCGCGATGCCCGCGTTCTGCTGGGTGACGGAGGCCGTAATCTGCCGCGCGGCCTGGCTGCTCTCCTGCACCACCGTGGTGATTTCCTTCAGCGTGTTCGCGGAGGCGAGCACCTGCTCGATGCCCTCCTCCATCTTCTGGCTGTCGCCCTCGGCGATGGAGACCGTCTGGCGGATGGCCTGGTTGATCTCCAGGAGAATCTTCCCGATGCGCTGCGTGCTCTGCAGCGATTGACCGCTGAGCGAGCGCATCTCCCGCGCCACCACCGCGAAGCCCCGGCCCTCTTCGCCCGCGCGCGCGGCTTCAATCGCCGCGTTCAGCGCCAGCACGTTGGACTGGTCCGCCAGGTCCTTCACGCTGCTGATGATTTCACCGGCGTGCACGGCCTGGTCGCTCAGGTGCGCGATGCTGCCCACCAGCGCGCCCACCCGCTGGCGAATCTGCTGCAGCCCCTCCGCGCTCTTCTCAATCGACTCCTGGCCCGACACGCTGAAGGCGTCCGCCTGCGCGGCGACCTTGAGCACCATCTCCGCGCGGCTGGCCGCCATGCTGGACGTCTGCGCGATTTCGGCGATGGTCGTGCTCGCCTCGGTGAGGCTGCGGGACTGGTTGGTGAGGAAGTTGATCTGCTCCTGGCTGGCCTGCGTCAGCCGGTCCGCCGCCGACGACAGGTCCGTCACCACCGCGGAGATGGTGTTCGGCACGTCGCGCAGCCGCTGCACCATCACCTGGAAGGAGCGCGCCAGCTCCCCCACCTCGTCCTGCGAGGTGACGTCGATGGGCTGCGTCAGGTCGCCCTCCTGGGCGATGCGCGTGGCCACCGAGGTCAGCTTCCCCAGCGGCACCGTCACCTGGCGGTGCAGCCAGAGCGC
This DNA window, taken from Pyxidicoccus xibeiensis, encodes the following:
- a CDS encoding methyl-accepting chemotaxis protein, with the protein product MKLKLKQKMMLLPAVVAVFLVAILAAFVSMGLLAGGVYERISTEQVPAIELSRELLHRYPGLHRSVRLAVAGRAEGGLEPLRAEVKELEARLDAARAVPAAKVERVDALKASLATYWAEAEQVHAQAVRGDGRTEASLAKLEDTSVALRTALQQAVAEDAQAIDGSYVKVKWVHGTMQVMVFVLVVAGIALTVFLALWLHRQVTVPLGKLTSVATRIAQEGDLTQPIDVTSQDEVGELARSFQVMVQRLRDVPNTISAVVTDLSSAADRLTQASQEQINFLTNQSRSLTEASTTIAEIAQTSSMAASRAEMVLKVAAQADAFSVSGQESIEKSAEGLQQIRQRVGALVGSIAHLSDQAVHAGEIISSVKDLADQSNVLALNAAIEAARAGEEGRGFAVVAREMRSLSGQSLQSTQRIGKILLEINQAIRQTVSIAEGDSQKMEEGIEQVLASANTLKEITTVVQESSQAARQITASVTQQNAGIAQMTEVMTQLSSMMADVVTATMSAEEAVTQINASLGQLKELSTGFRV
- a CDS encoding rhodanese-like domain-containing protein, which codes for MSSLFDVSTPHASGYREVDVRQLAALPLAPLSLVDVREPAEFDGLLGHLEGAQLVPLAVVRNVATGWPRDADVLLVCRSGARSAKAAVQLAELGFTRVMNLCGGMLAWNTAGLPVVRPPLLAVPTLGQVLDNLLASLHRAVAAEPASSAPSREALTALLDALQAAPPPAVRDLSGFERLLRDCRDLLSIARTEAR
- a CDS encoding formate--tetrahydrofolate ligase, whose protein sequence is MTLRAIAEVGAELGLSPEHVLPWGTHRAKVSLDALKSHGGKQGRLVLVSAINPTPPGEGKTTMSVALAMGLRKRGRRAVAALREPSLGPVFGVKGGGTGGGQASLEPAADINLHFTGDLHAITSANNLLAALVDNAVYYGQPVAIDSTRVRWRRAMDMNDRFLRNVIVGLGGKAHGVPREGAFDITAASEVMAILALADGLKDLEARLGRIVVGHSPDGKPVRARDVDAAAAMVALLKDALMPNLVQTREGGPAIVHAGPFGNIAHGCSSVLGTRLGLAHADEVVTEAGFGFDLGAEKFLDIKCRNAGVWPRGVVLVVTLRALKHHGGAAAAKVAEPDRDALVRGFEHLEKHLETVAAFGLPAVMCVNRFPQDTEAELEELRAFGRARGVELAVCEGFARGGDGSLELADRVLEMLNRTDAAPPRPRFLYELSQPPEEKVRAIARTVYGADDVVFTAGAMKDLQTVRELGGAELPVCMAKTHLSLSDDPTKVGRPRGFTLTVREVRLSAGAGFMVALTGDILTMPGLPREPAARRITVHDDGRITGLMQGE
- a CDS encoding sulfite exporter TauE/SafE family protein, whose translation is MTTLYMGLAASLLVGVLLGMLGGGGSILTVPLLVYVMGVEPRTAIAMSLVVVGVTSASGAVVHARAGRVRWRTALIFGGGGMAGAFLGGRLNPLIPSTVLLLLFAGVMSAAAVAMLRRKEAPPASATAPAPEALPVARVLVQGLVVGLLSGLVGAGGGFLIVPALALVGLPTPVASATSLVVIALQCAAGFLGHLGHVQLPWELTGAVLVVAMTGSLVGGRLAEHVSPATLRRSFAVFVLATAAVLLVAQAPAPLHAMLEQAGAWPWAVAMTGVGLPLTLWRLRGARHR